The stretch of DNA GCAGCGGCGCTTCCGGCGCACCGTCGCGTTCGTCCACCGGGTCCGCGGACTCGTGCCGGGGTGGGCGCTCCGACTCCCGGGACCGCTGCTGCTGCGGGCCATGCACCGGACCGCCGCGCGGTACACCCACTGATCCCGACAAGTTCTTGTCGTTACGACAAGAACAGTGGTACGGTCGGACCATGGCAGTCGAACTCAGCACCTGGGACGCCCAGGGCACACCGACGACACCGACGTTCTCCACGATGCGGTTCCCCGCGGGCGAGGCACACGTCAAGGTCCGGGACGACGCCGACGCGGGGGCGACCACCGAGATCGCAACCCTGCGCGGCACCGGCGGCGACGACCTGGTGATGCTCGGCATGTGGGCGGACGCGGTCCGGCAGCGCGGCGCACGGTCCGTCGCCCTCGTCCCGTACCTGCCCGGCGCGCGCCAGGACCGCGGACTCCCGTTCGGGGCGAAGGTCTACGCGGACGTCCTGAACGGCTTCCAGATCGACCAGGTGATCGCCTTCGACCCGCACTCGCCCGTCATCGTCGACCTGGTCGAACGCCTCACCGTGGTGCCGAGCGAGCAGGTCGTGCACGACGCGGTCCTCGTCGGCTCCGACTACAGCGGCATCATCGCCCCCGACGCGGGCGCGGTCGGCCGGGCGTCCCTGGTGGCAGAGGCCGCCGGCCTCCCCCTGTTCCGTGCGGAGAAGCACCGCAACCCCGACACCGGCAGGCTCGACGGGTTCTCGTGCGAGCCCCTCCCCGAGACCGGGCGGCTGCTCGTCGTCGACGACATCTGCGACGGCGGCGGCACGTTCGCCGGTCTCGCCGGCTCGACCGGCCTGCCGGCAGAGCGCCTCGGCCTCTGGGTCTCGCACGGCGTCTTCTCCGGTCGGGCCCCGCAGCTCTCCGAGCACTTCGGCGAGATCGTCACGACCGACAGCTACCCCGCGCAGCAGGACGTCCCGGGCCTGCGCACCGTCCCGCTCAGCCCGTACCTCACGAAGGAGATCCGATGACGAACACCGCCAGCACCGCGTCGACGACGGGCCTCGAGCCCCGCACCACCGCCGCGAGCCCGATCGCGCCGCTGCTCGCGGTCGACGGCTACAAGCACTCGCACCGGCAGGTCTACCCGCGGGGCACGACGCGGATCCTCATCAACTGGACGAACCGCTCGAACGCGCACATGCCCGAGTCGACGCACGCGGTGGTCTTCGGACTGCAGGCCTTCGTGCAGCGGTACCTGGTCGAGGCGTGGGCGCCGTTCTTCGCCGCCGACGAGGACGAGGTCGCCCGACTGTTCGAGCAGGCGCTGCAGGGCTACTTCGGCCCGAACCACATCGGCGTCGACCACGTCCGCGCCCTGCACCGCCTCGGGTACCTGCCGCTGGAGATCCGGGCACTCCCCGAGGGCACCCTCGCCCCGATCGGCGTCGCGACCCTGACGGTCGAGAACACCCTCGACGACTTCTTCTGGCTGCCGAACTACATCGAGACCGCCCTGTCGGCGTCGATCTGGCACCCGTCCACCGTCGCGACGAAGGCGCTCGAGTACCGCGACCTCATGGAGGAGTGGGCCGAGCGCACCGGCGCCGACCCGGCGAGCATCGACTTCGCCGCCCACGACTTCTCGTTCCGCGGACAGACGAGCATCGAGTCCGCCGCGGCCGGCGGAGCGGGCCACCTGCTCTCGTTCCTCGGCACCGACTCGATGCCGTCGCTCGACTTCATCGACCGCTACTACCCCGGCGACAACGGCTGGGTGGCGGCGAGCGTCCCCGCGACCGAGCACAGCGTGATGTGCGTCCGCGGCGCCGACGGCGAGCTCGAGACCTTCGCGCAGATCCTCGACGTCTACCCGACGGGCATCGTCTCGGCGGTCAGCGACGGCTTCGACCTCTTCAAGGTGATCACCGAGACGCTGCCGCAGCTCGAGGACCGCATCACGGCCCGCGACGGCAAGCTCGTCATCCGCCCGGACTCCGGCGACCCGGTCGACATCGTCACCGGCACCGTGCACGGCGTGCCCGAGGACGAGCTGCTGCGACCCGACCGCAGCCACGAGGAGAAGGGCGTCGTCGAGCTCCTCGACGAGCTGTTCGGTCACACGGTCAACGAGCGGGGCTACAAGGTCCTCGACCAGCACATCGGCGTGATCTACGGCGACAGCATCACCCTCGACCGCGCCCGCCGCATCTACGAGCGCCTCGCCGCGAAGGGCTACGCGAGCGACAACGTCGTGCTCGGCATCGGCTCGTACACGTACCAGTACATGACCCGCGACAACCTCGGCAGCGCCGTCAAGGCGACCTGGGCGCTCGTCGACGGCGAGCCGGTCGACATCCAGAAGGACCCGAAGACCGGCAGCGGCAAGAAGAGCGCGAAGGGCCGGATCGCCCTGCACCGCGACGAGACCGGCGAGATCCGGCAGACCGACCAGGCGACGCCCGACGACGAGGCGACCAGCCTGCTCCAGCCCGTCTGGATCGACGGCCGCTTCCAGGTGCACCAGTCGTTCGCCGACGTCCGCGAGGTGCTCCGTGCCGAGCGCGCGGCCCGTGCCGCCCGTCGGGCGTCGGCGTGACCGACGCCGCCTCGGCGGCCCGCGACCAGCCGCTCATCGCGATCGACGTCGTCCCGGTGTCGTTCACGGTGGCGGAGGGCGTGCGGGTCGCCACCGCGCGTCGGGCGTACGACCCGTACGCCGGCCGGGAGGCACTGCCCGGCGTCCTCCTGGACGCTGCGGAACGCCTCGCCGACGGTGCACGGCGCGCCCTGCGCACCAAGGCCGGCATCGGTCCCGGGGCGGTGCGGCACCTCGCGCAGGTCGGCGCGTTCGACGGGCCGTCGCGCGACCCGCGCGAGACCGCGATCAGCATCGCGTTCGCGGCCGTCGTCGGTGCAGCCGACCCGGGGGTGGACGGTGGGTCCGCGGTGTGGCGGCCGCTCGGCGGGGGCGACCTGGGCCTCCCGTTCGACCACGACACGATCGTACGTGCCGCCCTCGACCAGGTGCGCACCCGGCTGTGGCGGGACGTCCCGATGACGCGCGCGCTGCTCGGCGACGTGTTCCCGACGAGTGCGGCCGCGGCACTGCACGCGGCGCTCCACGGGGCCGCCCCGGACGCCGGCAACCTGAACCGGGCACTCCGGACGAACCCCGCGCTCGTGCGGACCGACGCCGCGCCGACGACGACCGGGCGCAGCGGGCGTCCCCCGGCGACCTGGACGTGGACCGACTGAGCGCGGTTGGGTGGGGGCATGTCCAGTTCGCTCTCCGGTGACGACTCCCTGCACCTGCCCGAGTTCGACGCGCCGCCCGCGTCGCCGTTCGACGTCGCCCGGGCCTGGCTCGACGGCGCCGCCGACCGCGAGGTCTCCGAGCCGATGTCGATGACCCTCGCGACCGCCGGCGCCGACGGCCGGGTGTCCGCCCGCACCGTCGACGTGAAGCGGCTCGACGACCGTGGACTCGTGTTCGGCACCTCGACGCTCAGCCCGAAGGGTCGGCAGCTCGCCGAGAACCCGCACGCCGCGCTGCAGGTGTACTGGCGCGAGAGCATGCAGCAACTGCGCTTCGAGGGCCTCGCCGTGCAGCTGTCCGACGAGGAGTCCGACGCGCTGTTCGCCGACCGGTCGCCGAAGTCCCGCGCCGCGACCGCGATCGCCGACCAGTCGGACGTGCTCGAACCGCGCACGCTGCAGGACCTCATCGACGACGCGAACGTGCTGCTCGACGAGAGCGACGACGACGTGCCGCGCCCCGAGGGCTGGGTGGCGTGGCGGCTCGAGCCCGACGTGGTGGAGTTCTGGCAGGGCAGTCGCGACCGGATGCACCGGCGGCTGCAGTACGTCCGCGCGGGCGACGGCTGGGACGTGGCGCGGCTGCAGCCGTAGGCGCGGCGCTGCGCTGGGTGCGCGGCGCGACGTGCTCGGCGCTGTGCCCACGCACGTCGAACCACGGATGCGACGACGAACCAGGCGATCGCGCTGGTTCGACGTCGGGAACGTGGTTCGACGCCCACCGCCGGACGGACGGTAGCGTCGTCGGATGGGGACCACGCACGCGCTCACCGTCCGACCGGCCGATGTCCGGGACGCCGACGCGATCGCCGCCGTGCACGTGCAGGCGTGGCGGGAGGCGTACGCACACCTGCTGCCGGCCGACTTCCTCGCCGCCCTCGACGTCGACGCCCGCGCAGCACGGTGGCGTGGGATCATCGCCGAGCCAGACGTCGACGTGCTCGTCGCCACGGTCGCTGACGCGGACGGTGACGCGGTCATCGGCTGGGCCTCGGCCGGCCCCGGACGCGGGGAACGCCCGCGCGACCGCGAGCTCGAGGGCATCTACGTCCTCGCCGAGCACCACGGGTCGGGCGCCGGACAGGCGTTGCTCGACGCCGCCGTCGGCACCGGACCCGCGTTCCTCTGGGTCGCCGACCGGAATCCTCGGGCCGAGGCCTTCTACCGACGCAACGGCTTCGAGCGCGACGGCACGGTCAAGCACGAACCGATCGGACCGCACGGGCTCGACGCGGTCCGGATGGTGCGCTGACGACCGCCTCGCTCGCTGCGGTCAGAGCTTCTCGATCGGCGCGATCTTGATGAGCAACTTCTTGCGTCCAGCGGCGTCG from Curtobacterium sp. SGAir0471 encodes:
- a CDS encoding ribose-phosphate pyrophosphokinase — protein: MAVELSTWDAQGTPTTPTFSTMRFPAGEAHVKVRDDADAGATTEIATLRGTGGDDLVMLGMWADAVRQRGARSVALVPYLPGARQDRGLPFGAKVYADVLNGFQIDQVIAFDPHSPVIVDLVERLTVVPSEQVVHDAVLVGSDYSGIIAPDAGAVGRASLVAEAAGLPLFRAEKHRNPDTGRLDGFSCEPLPETGRLLVVDDICDGGGTFAGLAGSTGLPAERLGLWVSHGVFSGRAPQLSEHFGEIVTTDSYPAQQDVPGLRTVPLSPYLTKEIR
- a CDS encoding nicotinate phosphoribosyltransferase; amino-acid sequence: MTNTASTASTTGLEPRTTAASPIAPLLAVDGYKHSHRQVYPRGTTRILINWTNRSNAHMPESTHAVVFGLQAFVQRYLVEAWAPFFAADEDEVARLFEQALQGYFGPNHIGVDHVRALHRLGYLPLEIRALPEGTLAPIGVATLTVENTLDDFFWLPNYIETALSASIWHPSTVATKALEYRDLMEEWAERTGADPASIDFAAHDFSFRGQTSIESAAAGGAGHLLSFLGTDSMPSLDFIDRYYPGDNGWVAASVPATEHSVMCVRGADGELETFAQILDVYPTGIVSAVSDGFDLFKVITETLPQLEDRITARDGKLVIRPDSGDPVDIVTGTVHGVPEDELLRPDRSHEEKGVVELLDELFGHTVNERGYKVLDQHIGVIYGDSITLDRARRIYERLAAKGYASDNVVLGIGSYTYQYMTRDNLGSAVKATWALVDGEPVDIQKDPKTGSGKKSAKGRIALHRDETGEIRQTDQATPDDEATSLLQPVWIDGRFQVHQSFADVREVLRAERAARAARRASA
- a CDS encoding NUDIX domain-containing protein is translated as MTDAASAARDQPLIAIDVVPVSFTVAEGVRVATARRAYDPYAGREALPGVLLDAAERLADGARRALRTKAGIGPGAVRHLAQVGAFDGPSRDPRETAISIAFAAVVGAADPGVDGGSAVWRPLGGGDLGLPFDHDTIVRAALDQVRTRLWRDVPMTRALLGDVFPTSAAAALHAALHGAAPDAGNLNRALRTNPALVRTDAAPTTTGRSGRPPATWTWTD
- a CDS encoding pyridoxal 5'-phosphate synthase gives rise to the protein MSSSLSGDDSLHLPEFDAPPASPFDVARAWLDGAADREVSEPMSMTLATAGADGRVSARTVDVKRLDDRGLVFGTSTLSPKGRQLAENPHAALQVYWRESMQQLRFEGLAVQLSDEESDALFADRSPKSRAATAIADQSDVLEPRTLQDLIDDANVLLDESDDDVPRPEGWVAWRLEPDVVEFWQGSRDRMHRRLQYVRAGDGWDVARLQP
- a CDS encoding GNAT family N-acetyltransferase, whose protein sequence is MGTTHALTVRPADVRDADAIAAVHVQAWREAYAHLLPADFLAALDVDARAARWRGIIAEPDVDVLVATVADADGDAVIGWASAGPGRGERPRDRELEGIYVLAEHHGSGAGQALLDAAVGTGPAFLWVADRNPRAEAFYRRNGFERDGTVKHEPIGPHGLDAVRMVR